From Paenibacillus sp. FSL H8-0537:
AGAGAAAATGCGAGAAATTTCCGAATTGGTTTCCGCGGAGCTTGTTGATGCTGGACCATTAGCGGCCGTCGTAGAGTTCAAATGGCGTTTCGCGAAGTCCGTGATCACGCAGAAAATGATGGTCTACGCCAGCAGCAGACGGATCGATTTCCGCACGCATATCGATTGGCAGGAGCATCAGCAGCTTCTCAAAGTCGCCTTCCCGGTAGACATCCGTTCAACGGAAGCCACTTACGATATTCAGTTCGGGAACGTCAAGCGTCCGACGCATTGGAATACGAGCTGGGATTGGGCACGCTTCGAGACGGTCGGGCACCAATGGGCCGACTTGTCCGAACGCGGCTACGGCGTGAGCTTGCTGAACGATTGCAAATACGGCTATGACATCAAGGATAACGTCCTCCGCCTGTCCTTGTTGAAATCGGCCATCAGCCCGGACCCGGATGCCGATATTGGAGAACACGAGTTCGTGTATGCTCTCTTCCCGCATGTAGGAGATTGGTATGCAGGCGGTACCGTGCAGGAAGCTTGGTCGCTCAACAATTCATTGACGGCTTATGAAGGAGCCCCCGTTAGGGACGCGTTCTCGCTGTTCCGCTTGTCCGCCTCTAACGTAATGGTGGATGCGGTAAAAAAAGGGGAAGATGGGGATCATCTCGTGCTGCGCATCCATGAATTCGCAGGCGTTCGGTCGATGGTCCGGTTGGACAGTGATTTCCGCATCGTTTCCTTGCAGGAATGCGATCTCATGGAAAAGCCGTTCGGTGCGGCTTTGTCTTCGGTTGCTGAGTTCGAGCTGAAGCCTTATGAAATCAAAACCTTTATCGTTCATCTCCAAGTCTGATTTTTCGAGCAAGGAAATGAGATTCGAGTCGGAAGCCCGTACGTTCCCTACGGAATTGCGGGCTTCCGCTTTATTCACCATTATAGGGAATCATCCAAATTTATAATAAACCGAGGTTTTGCTAATGAAAACCATTCGATTGACAATGGCACAGGCATTGCTTAAATTTCTGGATCAACAGTACATTTCCGTAGATGGAGAAGAAACCAAATTCGTCCGGGGAGTCATGGGTATATTTGGACATGGCAACGTGATCGGAATTGGCGAAGCGCTCGAACGGGAATCCGGCAAGCTGATTTTTCTGCAAGGCAAAAACGAGCAAGGGATGGTTCATGCCGCGACGGCGTATGCCAAGCAGAAGAACCGTCTGCAAATATTCGCTTGCACGACGTCAATCGGTCCCGGTGCTCTGAACATGATCACCGGCGCTGCAACCGCTACGGTAAACCGTATCCCGGTTCTGCTTCTGCCGGGCGACAACTTCGCCTCCCGTCAACCAGATCCCGTTTTACAGCAATTAGAAGTACCCAGCGACTATTCGATATCAGCGAACGACCCATTTAAGTCGGTTAGCAAGTTCTGGGACCGCATTGTCCGTCCGGAGAAGTTGATGTCCTCGCTGCTTCAGGCGATTCGTGTGTTGACCGATCCCGCGGATACCGGCGCCGTAACGTTGGCTCTGCCGCAAGATGTTCAAGCGGAGGCTTATGATTATCCGATGGACTTCTTCGACAAGAGAGTTCATAGACTGGATCGCCGTCCGGCTGCGCCTCAGGCTATTGAGCGAGCCGTTGAACTGATCGCAAGCAAGAAGAAACCGCTCATTATCGCAGGTGGCGGTGTTCATTATTCCGGAGCAGAAAAGGAACTGCTGGCATTCGCTGAAGCTTTCGGCATTCCGATAGCAGAGACGCAAGCAGGCAAAAGCGCGGTTCCTTGGAACCACTCTCTCAGCCTTGGAGGGGTTGGCACTACCGGCACCTTGGCAGCGAACCGGATTGCGGCGGAAGCCGACTTGATTATCGGCGTTGGCACGCGTTATTCCGATTTTACGACGGCTTCCAAATCCGCTTTCCGCTCCCCGAACGTCGCTTTCCTGAACTTAAACGTAAGCGCGTTCGACTCGATCAAAATGCAAGCGGAGTTTGTGACCGCGGATGCTAGGGTATCGATCTTAGCCCTTCATGAGCAACTGTCGCAAAGCGGTTATCGTTCTGGATACGAGGAAGGTTACGTGAAGGGGCTCAAAGCTGAGTGGGACGGAGAGGTCGACCGTCTTTATTCGCTGGAGAGCTCCAAAGGCTTCACGCAGACGCGTGCTCTTGGCGTCGTCAACGGGTTCATCGGTTCGAAAGACGTCATCGTCGCGGCCGCAGGAAGTTTACCGGGCGACCTGCACCGGGTGTGGAGAACGACCGAATCGAAAACTTATCATATGGAATACGGCTTCTCCTGTATGGGATACGAGGTCAGCGGTGCTTTCGGCGTAGCGCTCGCGGAGCCGGAGCGTGAAGTCTACGCGGTCTTAGGCGACGGAAGCTACCTAATGCTTCATTCGGAGCTCGTGACCGCCATTCAGGAAGGCGTTAAGTTTACTGTTCTGTTGTTCGACAACCACGGCTTCCAATGCATTCATAACCTCCAGCGCGGACACGGAAGTGACGGCTTTGGCAACGAGTTCCGTTTCCGTTCCAAGGAAACGGAACGTTTGAACGGCAATTATATGCCGATCGATTTCGCAGCCCATGCTCGCAGCTTGGGTGCCGCTTCCTATACCGCACGCAATGCGGAGGAATTGGAACAGGCGCTCAGTCAGGCGAAAGCCGAGCAAGGGCCTGTCCTAGTCGAGATTAAGGTACTGCCAGGCACGAACACTGGGGGCTACGATTCTTGGTGGAATGTTGGTGTGCCGGAAGTGTCTAAGGATGACAAGGTATTAAAGGCGCATGCCGAGATGCAGAAGCGGATTCAAGCGGCACGGCCTTACTAACGGACAAGAAAGAAGGGATCTCGATGATGCCCGTAACATTCGCATCCGGCAAATCGCTCGATTTCGTGGCGATCGGCCGTCTATGCATCGATTTGAATGCGAACGAAATCAATCGTCCGATGGAAGAGACGATGACTTTCACTAAATATGTCGGTGGTTCCCCCGCCAATATCGCTATAGCCATGTCCCGCTTGGACATGAAGTCGGCCTTTATCGGTAAAGTGGCCGACGATCAAATGGGACGTTATATCCTCCAATATTTACGCGACAATGGCATCGGAACGTCAAACATCATAACGGATCGGACCGGGGCCGTGACCGGCCTGGCTTTTACGGAGATTAAAAGTCCAGAGGACTGCAGCATCCTTATGTACCGGGATAACGTAGCCGATCTGTTGCTTGAGCCAGCCGAAGTGGACGAATCGTTGATCGCCGCAAGCAAGGTGCTTCTTGTATCCGGAACGGCTCTCGCGAAGAGTCCTTCGCGGGAAGCGGTGCTGCTGGCTCTCCGGTATGCGCGCAAGCATGGCACGAAGGTCGTATTCGACATCGACTACCGACCTTATACTTGGCATAACCCGCAGGAAACGGCGATTTATTATCACGCCGCTGCGGAGAAGAGCGACATTATTATTGGAACCCGCGAGGAGTTCGACATGTTGGAGCAGTTCGACGGCAAGGCCGAACGAAGCGACGAAGTGACGGCCGCGCAATGGTTCGACCACTATGCGGAAATCGTCGTCATCAAGCACGGCAAGGACGGCTCGATAGCTTACGCCAGAGACGGAAGCTCACACAGGGGTTCGATTTTCCCCGCGAAGGTCATCAAAACTTTCGGAGCGGGCGACTCTTACGCCGCAGGTTTTATTTTCGGACTCATGAAGGGATGGAGCATCCGCCACAGTATGGAATTCGGCAGCGCGTGCGCTTCCATCGTCATATCCAGCCACAGCTGTTCGGATGCCATGCCGACGTTTATACAAGTAGAAGAATTTATGCGAGAATCTGAGGAAGCTTAAATTGAGAGGAGAATACCCAATATGACCCAAACCAACGCGCATGTAGCGATCACAAATTTCATCGGCGGTCGATGGGTTGCTTCCGCTTCGGGCATGACCAATGCGGTATTCAATCCGGCTACCGGCGAAACGATCGCCCAAGTTCCCCTGTCTTCTAGGGAGGATGTTGACGCAGCCGTGCTGAACTCCAAAGAAGCTTTTGCCTTATGGAGTCGAACGGCTGTTCCGCGCAGAGCGCGAGTCCTGTTCAAGTACCAGCAGCTGCTAGTCAACAATTGGGAAGAGCTGGCCCGGATCATCACCATGGAAAATGGCAAAAATTACTCGGAAGCTTACGGAGAAGTCCAACGCGGCATTGAGTGCGTGGAGTTCGCGGCCGGAGCGCCTTCGTTAATGATGGGGAAGCAGCTCTCCGACATCGCCACGAACGTTGAATCGGGCATGTTTCGCTATCCAATCGGCGTTATAGGAGGCATTACGCCGTTTAACTTCCCGATGATGGTTCCTTGCTGGATGTTTCCGCTGGCCATCGCTTGCGGAAATACCTTCGTGCTCAAGCCATCCGAACGCACGCCGTTGCTTGCAAACCGCTTGGCTGAGCTATTCAAAGAAGCAGGTTTGCCGGACGGGGTTCTTAACGTGGTTCATGGAGCGAACGACGTCGTGAACGGGCTCCTCGAGCATCCAGATGTTAAAGCGATATCGTTCGTCGGCTCCCAACCGGTTGCGGAATACGTGTACAAAACCGGGACCGCTCACGGTAAAAGAGTTCAGGCGCTCGCTGGCGCCAAAAACCACAGTATCGTCATGCCGGACGCCGATTTGGACGGTACGGTGCAGCAAATCATAAACGCTGCATTCGGATCGGCGGGCGAGCGATGCATGGCCTGCGCGGTCGTAGTAGCCGTTGGCGAGGTTGCGGATCCGCTCATCGAGAGGCTGGTTGATGAGGCCAACAAACTGACGATTGGCAACGGGATGGATAAAGACGTATTCCTGGGTCCCGTAATTCGCGGTCCCCATAAGGATCGCGCGCTGGATTATATCGAAGCGGGCGAGAACGAAGGGGCCTCATTGCTCCGCGACGGCCGCACCGATACGGTAGTCAACGGCGACGGTTACTTTGTCGGACCGACGATCTTCGATAACGTGACGAGCGAAATGAAAATATGGAAAGACGAAATCTTCGCTCCGGTTCTATCGATTGCTCGAGTTAACACATTGGAGGAAGCGATCGAACTCTCCAATCGGTCCGTTTTTGCTAACGGCGCTTGTCTATTCACCCAAGACGGCAGCAACGTTCGGAAATTCCGCGAAAACATTGATGCCGGAATGCTCGGCATTAATCTAGGCGTACCCGCGCCGATGGCGTTCTTCCCGTTCTCGGGTTGGAAGAAATCGTTTTATGGCGATCTGCACGCCAATGGTACTGACGGAGTGGAATTCTATACGCGCAAGAAAATGGTAACGGCCCGCTGGTAAGCGGGAGTCTCGACTGGAGAGGGAAGGAGTGAATCCCATGGCTCTGGTATCGATGAAAGCGACGCTGCAAGAACCATTAGCCAGACAATACGCGGTTGGTCAGTTCAATCTGAATAACCTTTAATTCACGCAGGCAATATTGCTGTATTGGTGCCAAGGGGCTACCACTCGGTATACGCCCCTCCGGGCTATGAGGTTTATTATTTGAACGTCATGGCAGGGACGAAGAGATTGTGGAGGATCCACAATGATAAGGATCACGCCTGGTTGGCAAGAAAAAATTCATGAGACAGAAATCGATGATCGCAGGAATTATGAATTAAACGATCAGCGCAGAAGCGAGGGGCCCCTTTGAATTTAATTCAAAGATTAACAAGCCCACAAGGACGCACTGTCGTACGTAGTTTGACAAAAACAGTATTAGGAGCAGCGTAACGCGTCTCCGCTCACACGGTTCCTGCTGCAGGAACCGTGTGAGCGGAGACGTTTTTCTTTTTGTTAAAAATTAAATTTTACATTTGTTCATTATTTGATGAGTGATAGACAGCGTAAATGGGTAAAATATTAAAATAGTTGGTGAAAAGGTGGGATTCGGTGTTTCTTGTCTTCATTAATGAACATAAGTCCATATGTATATTTACATATGATCAAATTCATGCTAAACTAAGTTTGTATTTGAGGAATTCGTATATGGGGAAGGGGAACAGGTCATGTTAAATTTGTCTGGAATGATTGATCATACGCTGCTGCGTGCCGACGCGACAAAAGCAGAGATCGCTAAGCTGACGGAGGAAGCGAAACAATATGAATTTGCTTCGGTTTGTGTAAATCCGACTTGGGTCGCTTTTGCGGCTGAGCAGCTAGCCGGAAGCAAGTCCAAAGTTTGCACGGTTATCGGCTTTCCATTAGGGGCATCGACGAGCGCCGTTAAAGTTTTTGAAACGAGCAACGCGATTGCAAATGGTGCAGATGAAATTGATATGGTCATCAATATTGGCGCCTTGAAAGATGGCAACGATGACTATGTGGAGCAGGACATTAAAGCAGTTGTTGATGCGGCTGCAGGCAAAGCGATTGTGAAGGTCATTATTGAGACAAGCCTGCTCACCGATGAAGAAAAGGTTCGTGCATGCGAGCGTTCAGCGAAAGCCGGGGCTGATTTCGTAAAAACCTCGACAGGCTTCTCCACTGGTGGAGCGACAGCTGAAGATGTAGCGCTCATGCACAAAGCAGTCCAAGGCAAGCTCGGAGTGAAAGCATCGGGCGGCGTACGCGGACTTGAGGATATGAAAAAAATGATCGAAGCAGGCGCAACTCGCATTGGCGCAAGCTCTGGTGTAAAAATAATGCAGGGCGAGCAATCCAGCGCCGCTTATTAATGAAGTAACCATAGAACACGGTGCTGCTCCTTTCCGAAGGGGCGGCCCGCTTTTCACGGTAAATACAAGAGCGGAGGCATCAACATAGCTTTGTAAGCGCTCTATTCAGCCAGTCAACTTCCATAATCATGAAAAAATAGGAGGCGGCAACTATGAAATACATCGTAGCTTTATTAGGCCTGCTGGTTGTGCTAGGATTGTCCTATATCGTCAGCAACAATAAGAAAAATATTCGTTTCAAGCCGATTGCCATCATGATCATTTTGCAGGTGGTTCTTGCCTTTGTCCTATTAAATACGATTGCGGGCGCGACCTTGATTAAAGGTTTTTCCGGCGTATTTGAACAGCTGCTTTCCTACGCGCAGGAAGGAATCAACTTTGTATTTGGCGGTATTTTAAATGAAGGACAATTTTCCTTCTTCCTGTCGGTACTGCTGCCCATCGTCTTCATATCCGCGCTAATTGGCATTTTGCAATACTTAAAAATCCTTCCTTTTATCGTAAAGGGCATCGGATTTGTGTTAAGCAAAGTGAATGGCATGGGCAAGCTGGAGTCTTATAATGCGGTTGCTTCAGCTATTTTAGGCCAATCGGAAGTATTCATTTCGGTCAAAAAGCAAATTGGCCTGCTGCCGAAGCATCGCCTGTATACGCTGTGCGCCTCGGCGATGTCCACCGTATCGATGTCGATCGTCGGCTCGTATATGCAAATTTTGGACCCGAAATATGTCGTGACCGCGCTCGTACTCAACCTGTTCGGCGGCTTTATTATCGCTTCGATTCTTAATCCGTATACGGTAGAGGAAGGCGAAGACGTGCTGCAAGTACAGGAGGAGGGGGAGAAGCAGACCTTCTTCGAAATGCTGGGTGAATATATTATGGACGGCTTCAAGGTTGCGATTATCGTCGCCGCGATGCTGATCGGTTTTATTGCCCTCATTGGCATGGTCAATGGTTTGTTTCTTGGCATTCTCGGTATTTCTTTTCAGCAAATCCTTGGATTTATTTTCGCTCCTTTCGCTTTTATTATGGGAGTACCGTGGAAAGATGCCGTTGATGCGGGAAGCATTATGGCCACGAAAATGGTATCGAATGAATTTGTAGCGATGCTCGAAATTAGCAAATATCCTGATCTTTCGGCCAAAGGAGTCGGCGTCGTATCGGTGTTTCTCGTTTCTTTTGCGAATTTCTCCTCCATCGGCATCATTGCAGGCGCGGTAAAAGGCTTGCATGAGAAGCAGGGCAATGTTGTTGCGCGCTTCGGCATGAAGCTGCTTTATGGCGCAACGCTCGTCAGCGTGCTGTCGGCGACGATTGCAGGGATTTTCATTTAGACGAAGCAACTAAGTAACTAATTAACGAAGCAGAGGAGATATTTCAATGAGCGTTCATATTAATGCACAGCAGGGCGACATCGCCGAAACGATTTTATTGCCAGGCGACCCGCTAAGAGCGAAATATATTGCGGATACGTATTTGGAAAATGTAACATGCTACAACGAAGTGCGCGGTATGCTGGGCTTTACAGGAACGTACCAAGGCAAGCGTATTTCCGTGCAAGGAACAGGCATGGGCGTACCTTCCATCAGCATTTATGTCAATGAGCTCATTCGTGAATATGGGGTGAAAAATCTCGTTCGTGTCGGCACATGCGGCGCCATGCAAAAAAGCGTAAACGTGCGTGAGGTTATTTTGGCGCAAGCGGCTTGTACAGATTCCAGCATGAATCGCCACGTATTCGGCGGCTATGACTTCTCGCCAATTGCCAGCTTTGAGCTGCTAAAGGCGGCTTACGAGCGCGGCGTAGCCAAAGGCCTCAAGCTGCATGTCGGCAATATTTTCTGCTCGGACAGCTTCTATCGGGATGATAAGTCCATTGTCGAGAAGCTGATGGAGCACAATGTGCTTGGCGTTGAGATGGAAACGACGGCGCTTTATACGCTCGCTGCAAAATATGGCGTCAATGCACTGACGATTTTGACCGTAAGCGACCACCTGCTGACGGGCGAGGAAACGACTTCTGCTGAAAGACAAAGCACATTTAATGACATGATGGAAGTGGCGCTGGAAACGGTAACTTCCCTGTAATAGGCAAGGTAGCCTGGCTTATAGCTATTATTTTAAATCGTGAGGAGAATGCAGCATGAGAATGGTAGACCTAATTGAGAAAAAACGCGATGGTGCAGTGCTGAGCGCTGAAGAAATTAACTTTTTTATTCAAGGATATACGAAAGGCGAAATTCCTGATTATCAGGCCAGCGCAATGGCAATGGCGATTTTCTTCAAGGATATGACGGAGCAGGAGCGCGCTGATTTAACAATGGCAATGGTTAATTCCGGCGATACGATCGATCTGTCGGCCATTGAAGGCGTGAAGGTAGACAAACACTCCACTGGCGGTGTTGGCGATACGACGACGCTCGTTCTAGCCCCACTCGTTGCAGCGCTGGATATTCCAGTTGCGAAAATGTCGGGACGCGGCCTCGGCCACACCGGCGGAACGACAGATAAGCTTGAAGCGATTGCTGGCTTTCACGTTGAACTGGAGAAGGAAGAATTCGTTCGTCTCGTGAACAAGGATAAAATCGCGGTCGTCGGCCAATCCGGCAACCTGACGCCAGCTGATAAGAAGCTGTATGCGCTGCGCGATGTTACAGCTACCGTCAACTCCATTCCGCTAATCGCAAGCTCGATCATGAGCAAAAAAATCGCTGCCGGCTCCGACGCTATCGTGCTTGACGTGAAAACAGGCGCAGGCGCCTTCATGAAAACGGTAGACGATGCGAAGGAGCTTGCGCACGCAATGGTGAGCATCGGCAACAACGTTGGACGCAAAACGATGGCGGTCATTTCCGACATGAGCCAGCCGCTGGGCTTTGCAATCGGCAACGCTTTGGAAGTAAAGGAAGCGATTGATACGCTGCAAGGCAAAGGTCCAAAAGATTTGGAGGAGCTTTGTCTGGCGTTAGGGCGTCAAATGGTCTATTTGGCGAACAAAGCAAGCTCGCTGGAAGAGGCGGAGGAAATGCTGAAGGAAGTTATTCGCAATGGCAAGGCGCTGGAGAAATTCAAAGTGTTTATTGCCAATCAGGGCGGCGACCCTTCGGTTGTTGACCATCCGGAGAAGCTGCCGCAAGCGGCTTATCTGATCGAAGTTCCAGCGAAGCAGGATGGTGTCGTAGCAGAGATTGTTGCGGACGAAATCGGTACAGCAGCGATGCTGCTGGGCGCAGGACGCGCGACGAAGGACTCGGAAATCGATCTGGCAGTAGGCCTGATGCTGAATAAAAAAGTCGGCGACACCGTCAAAGCCGGCGAATCGCTCGTAACCATTCATGCCAATCGTGAAAATGTGGACGATGTGCTCGCGAAAATATATGACAATATCCGTATCGGCGATAAAGTCGAAGCTCCTGTCTTGATCTACGGAACTGTAACCGAGTAGAAATAAAGCCATTTGGATATAAAATGGAAACCGCCATCCGGGTGCAAGTGCTGCCGGGATGGCGGTTTTTGTGCTGCTTGGAAACGGCTGGGCAACTGTTTATAAACGGTTTATAAGGTCAAGTAACCGAAATGCTTAACCTACAAATACTTAACAACTAAAATATTTGACAATAAGGTAAAATGCCCTTATTATATGTGAGGGGACAGATGTCCATTGGGAAATAAGTATGTAAGTCATCTTGTGTTGATAGGCTAGAGGGGGAGAATAAATGTCGCAAACAGCATCGAAGGGCGGCGCAGAGCCTGAATTCCGCTTGGCAAGCATCATCGTACCGATGATCGCCATTATTTCAGGCATATTTATGGTTATTTTGGATTCAACAGCGATGAATGTCGCGTTGTCCAGGCTCGTCATTGATTTTAATACCGATTTGCCAACGATTCAGTGGACGGTAACGGGCTACATGCTGGCGACGGCGGCGGTCATTCCGCTCTCGGGCTGGCTTTCGGATCGTTTTGGGGCCAAAAATATATTTTTGGGCTCGGTTGTAGCCTTCACCTTGGCATCCTTGCTATGCGCATTGCCTAGCAGCGCCGAGTGGCTCATTGTATTTCGGATTATTCAAGGCCTCGGCGGCGGCTTCGTTATGCCGGTTGCTATGGCTTATGTATTTCGGCTAAGCCCGCCGAATAAGGTGGGGCAAGTTATGGGGATGATGGGCGTGCCGATTTTGCTCGCGCCTGCGGTTGGTCCGATTTTGGCCGGCTGGCTCGTGGAATATCATTCCTGGCACTGGATATTTCTGATTAACATTCCGGTCGGCATTTTCAGCCTTATATTCGGCCTTTGGAAGCTGCCGAAGACGGAGCGCAAGCAGGTAACCGGCATTGATATTCCGGGCATGATTTTAGGGCCGCTTGCTTTTGCTTCCTTATCTTATGGGGTTACGCAAGGCGCGGAAAGCTGGTCGTCCGATAAGACGATTGGCGGGCTTGTTATCGGCGGTATCGCGCTCATCGCGTTTATTATCGTAGAGCTGCGGTCAAAAACGCCACTGCTGGAGCTTCGCGTGTTCCGCTCGGTCGACTTCTCGTTCAGCATTTTTGTGCAGTGGCTGCTGCAATTTTCACTTTTCGGCGCGATTTTCCTGCTACCGCAATTTTTACAGCAGGCACGCGGCTACGGCGCCTTTGATACGGGGCTTACGTTGTTCCCACAGGCGCTTGCTTCCGCATTTATGATGCCGATTGGCGGCTATTTATTTGATAAAATCGGGGTAAGATGGCTTGTCGTTATCGGCCTCAGCCTCGTATCCGGCGCGATATTTCAATATACGCAGGTTGATTTGACGACTGAGGGCAGCGACTTGCTGCTTCCGCTCATTATGGCGGGCATGGGCTCGGGCCTTATGATGATGCCGCTCAACTCGCATTTGTTGCAAAAAGCGCCGCGTGACCTCGTCAGCCGGGTAACATCGCTGACAAGTGCTTTGCAGCAAGTTGTTAGCTCCTTCGCGGTTGCTACTTTAGTTACGGTGCTCTCGTCACGAGTTAAGACGCTTATTGTAGATCAACAGCTGCCGCTTACTACGCCTGCAGAAGTACAGAAAGCGACGCTTGCTGTAGCGCCGGAAGCCTTCGGCTATACGTTCGGTATTATGCTAGTCATTGCCATCGTCGGCATTTTCCTCGGCTTGTTCCTGCGCAGAGTGAAAGTACAGGCTGGAGCAGAAGAGCAGAAGAGCAAGCAGGAATTGGGGCTTGAGGGACTGCATTAATTCAATTCAATTCAATTCAATCTAGCTTACGTCAGACGCCTGGTTCGCCAGCGGCGGTCTGGCGTCTTTTTTTATTGTTCAGTTGAACAGCCTGCGAAAATTGTAAGTGTTGCATTTGCCGGTCAAAATGGGATACGTTTTGTACTTATTACGTAGTCATGTTCCGCTGCCCACTTCACAAGGCCATTCCAGAAATTTTCACAAGCTGAAATGATCTTTGGAGGTTCTGATAACTCACCAGACATAACCATTCGCACAACATTGTCAAATCCTTCTGGACGACAAGGCAGTTCTAATGCCTCTAGTAGAACCATTGAGCCAGTCGAGAAGAGTTTTTGGTTGTGTAACCCGACTAACATAGCTCCGTATTGGGCAAACTCCACTGCCAAGTATGGCAAGTAGGTGTAGGAGCCAGTTATACTGACGTTTCTAAGTTTCCCAACAAATTCGTACATTTCCCCTACAAGGACTTCGTTGATTGAACACCGGAAATCTTCCCTTGCTGGTGATTTGGCAGCTTCCTTCAATCTTGGGAAAAATCCTTTGGGATCATATAAGCTAAGTTGAGAAAAGAATGGCCCATGCGTCAATGGCCAACTTCCTTCAACAGTAGAGGCGGTTTTAAGGAGAACGTCCTCCCTACAAATGCCGACTTCTGCTTTCCAAGGCCCCGCCGACCATTCATAGCTAAAATCTACGGGTTCGCTTGATTCACTTAGTACGCAAAACATCTCAATGTCTGAGAAAGGGCCGTCTGTGCCTCTGGAAACAGAACCGTATACTCCAATGGCAACGATTTTTTCTCCGTACACCTCGTGTAATCTCGAAGCAATTTCGTGGCAGGTTTCAAGTCTTTCGTTTCGAGAAATATTTACAGGTCCATTCATGTGCATTAGCGTGTCTCTCCCTTTGATTTATTTGGGTGAATATTCACTAACACATGGATGGAGGACCTCGGGCTTAACGGGGGACTATTTTTGGATGCATTTGATTTCCTCCTACAAATTTTTTATGGTAATTGTACCCAATAAAATGAGTTTTCGCAAGGTGTGAAGGGGGCTCTCGATGTCGCCAGTTCCTTGTCGATCTCTACTATAGCTGCCCGAGCTGC
This genomic window contains:
- a CDS encoding pyrimidine-nucleoside phosphorylase, producing the protein MRMVDLIEKKRDGAVLSAEEINFFIQGYTKGEIPDYQASAMAMAIFFKDMTEQERADLTMAMVNSGDTIDLSAIEGVKVDKHSTGGVGDTTTLVLAPLVAALDIPVAKMSGRGLGHTGGTTDKLEAIAGFHVELEKEEFVRLVNKDKIAVVGQSGNLTPADKKLYALRDVTATVNSIPLIASSIMSKKIAAGSDAIVLDVKTGAGAFMKTVDDAKELAHAMVSIGNNVGRKTMAVISDMSQPLGFAIGNALEVKEAIDTLQGKGPKDLEELCLALGRQMVYLANKASSLEEAEEMLKEVIRNGKALEKFKVFIANQGGDPSVVDHPEKLPQAAYLIEVPAKQDGVVAEIVADEIGTAAMLLGAGRATKDSEIDLAVGLMLNKKVGDTVKAGESLVTIHANRENVDDVLAKIYDNIRIGDKVEAPVLIYGTVTE
- a CDS encoding DHA2 family efflux MFS transporter permease subunit produces the protein MSQTASKGGAEPEFRLASIIVPMIAIISGIFMVILDSTAMNVALSRLVIDFNTDLPTIQWTVTGYMLATAAVIPLSGWLSDRFGAKNIFLGSVVAFTLASLLCALPSSAEWLIVFRIIQGLGGGFVMPVAMAYVFRLSPPNKVGQVMGMMGVPILLAPAVGPILAGWLVEYHSWHWIFLINIPVGIFSLIFGLWKLPKTERKQVTGIDIPGMILGPLAFASLSYGVTQGAESWSSDKTIGGLVIGGIALIAFIIVELRSKTPLLELRVFRSVDFSFSIFVQWLLQFSLFGAIFLLPQFLQQARGYGAFDTGLTLFPQALASAFMMPIGGYLFDKIGVRWLVVIGLSLVSGAIFQYTQVDLTTEGSDLLLPLIMAGMGSGLMMMPLNSHLLQKAPRDLVSRVTSLTSALQQVVSSFAVATLVTVLSSRVKTLIVDQQLPLTTPAEVQKATLAVAPEAFGYTFGIMLVIAIVGIFLGLFLRRVKVQAGAEEQKSKQELGLEGLH
- a CDS encoding ANT(4')-I family aminoglycoside nucleotidyltransferase — encoded protein: MHMNGPVNISRNERLETCHEIASRLHEVYGEKIVAIGVYGSVSRGTDGPFSDIEMFCVLSESSEPVDFSYEWSAGPWKAEVGICREDVLLKTASTVEGSWPLTHGPFFSQLSLYDPKGFFPRLKEAAKSPAREDFRCSINEVLVGEMYEFVGKLRNVSITGSYTYLPYLAVEFAQYGAMLVGLHNQKLFSTGSMVLLEALELPCRPEGFDNVVRMVMSGELSEPPKIISACENFWNGLVKWAAEHDYVISTKRIPF